GGCCTCTGCCAGGCGTCGTGCGACCGCCGAGACCCGACGGATCTCGCCGCCGAGCCCGACCTCGCCGATGACGACGGTCGACTGGGGGACCGGACGTTGGGTCAGGGTCGAATAGACCGAGAGCGCGATCGCGAGGTCGGCGGCGGGTTCGGTCACGCGCATGCCGCCGACCGTCGACAGGTAGACCTCCGACTTGCCGAGTTCCTTCCGGCCGGCGCGCGCCTGCAGGACGGCGAGGACCATCGCCACCCGGTTGAAGTCGAGACCGGAAACCGCCCGACGGGGGTTGGACATCTCGGTCCCGTTGGCGAGCGCCTGGACCTCGCCGACGAGCGCCCGCTTGCCGTCCATCGTCACCATCGTGACGCTGCCGCTGACGTCCGAATCTCGTTGGTGCAGAAAGATTCCGGAAGGATCGGGTACCTGGTGGATACCGTCGTCGCGCTGTTCGAAGCAGCCGACCTCGTCGGCGGCGCCGAAGCGGTTCTTCACGCCGCGGACCATCCGCAGCGTCGAGTGCTTGTCGCCCTCGAAGGCGAGTACGACGTCCACGAGGTGCTCGAGTGAACGCGGGCCCGCGACGGCGCCCTCCTTGGTCACGTGGCCGACCAGGATCACCGCGATGCCCCGGTTCTTGGCCAGCGACACCAATGCGGTGGTGACCGCGCGGATCTGCGTCACGCCGCCGGTGACGCCGTCGGCGCCGGACGCGACGACGGTCTGGACCGAGTCGATGATCATGAGCGACGGTCGCACGGTGTCGACGTGGCCGAGGATGGTCGCGAGATCGGTCTCGGCAGCGAGATAGACGTTGGGGTGCACCGCACCGGTGCGCTCGGCGCGCATGCGCACCTGTCCGGCCGACTCCTCGCCGGTGATGTACAGCGCGACGCGATCCTTGGCGGCCCAGTGCTTGACCGTCTCGAGCAGCAGCGTCGACTTGCCGACGCCGGGCTCGCCGGCGAGCAGGATCACCGATCCCGGGACGACGCCGCGCCCGAGGACGCGGTCGAGTTCGCCGATGCCCGTGGGCACCGCTGCCGACGATTCCGCGTCGACCTCGGTGATGCGCAGGGCCGGGCTCGACGGCGCAACAGCCGCGGTGGCCCGGGAGGACGTGGGTGTGCCGGCGACCTCGTCGATCGATCCCCATTCACCGCATTCGGGGCAGCGTCCGACCCACTTGGCGACCTGGTGACCGCATCCGGTGCAGCGATACGAGGATTTGGGTTTTGCCACCCGGTCAGCCTAAGCGGGGGGACCGACAGAACAGACGAGGCCCGGCGGATGCCGGGCCTCGTCGTGCGTCTTCAGGGGAAGGGGGTCAGTGCCCGCCGCCCTCTTCGTGTCCGCCCTCGGGAGCGCCGCCCTCTTCGTCCCCGGGGCCGACCTCGCCGTGATGCTGGTTGTAGAACGTCGGCTCCGCGTTGCGGGCGACGTCCTGACGCTGGAGATCCGCACCGGCGTCGACCGGGGTCTGCACGGTGGTCTCACCGGCGGCGACCCACGAGCCGTTGGCTTCGCGCTTCTCGAAGACGAAGGTCAGGTCGGTGGTGAGGCCCGAGGCGACGGTGTCGCCCGCGTTGCTCAGCTCGGCGGTGACCTTCTTCTCGCTGTCGCGGACGGAGCCGACGGGCGTACCGCTGCTGAGGGCCTGCCCCGGCGCGATGACGCGAGCCGCGGGATCACTGCCCTCGACGAACTCGACCGAACCCTTCTCGGGCTTGATCTCCTTCAGTCGGTAGTAGGCGGTCTGGTCGGAGTTCGCGACGACGAACGCGAGCTCGAAGGGGCCGCCGTTGCCGAAGACGGTCGGTGCGTCCTTCTCCGGGTAGAGGATCTGCACGTCGCGCAGCTGCAGCGAGTCGATGTTGACGTTCGCGCCGTTCACTGCGGGCAGCTGGTTGGCGGTCTGCGAGATCTGTCCCGCACCGCAACCGGTGGTGCCCAGGGCAACGGCGATGCCGATCGTGGCTACTGCGGTGGCCAGACGAGTAGGCCGAAACGCCGATCGCCGTGCGGATGGTGAAAGCACTGA
The sequence above is drawn from the Gordonia rubripertincta genome and encodes:
- the radA gene encoding DNA repair protein RadA, whose translation is MAKPKSSYRCTGCGHQVAKWVGRCPECGEWGSIDEVAGTPTSSRATAAVAPSSPALRITEVDAESSAAVPTGIGELDRVLGRGVVPGSVILLAGEPGVGKSTLLLETVKHWAAKDRVALYITGEESAGQVRMRAERTGAVHPNVYLAAETDLATILGHVDTVRPSLMIIDSVQTVVASGADGVTGGVTQIRAVTTALVSLAKNRGIAVILVGHVTKEGAVAGPRSLEHLVDVVLAFEGDKHSTLRMVRGVKNRFGAADEVGCFEQRDDGIHQVPDPSGIFLHQRDSDVSGSVTMVTMDGKRALVGEVQALANGTEMSNPRRAVSGLDFNRVAMVLAVLQARAGRKELGKSEVYLSTVGGMRVTEPAADLAIALSVYSTLTQRPVPQSTVVIGEVGLGGEIRRVSAVARRLAEAKRLGFREAIIPAATDEELPKGIRLLRVANLGDAVHLRDSDPVDAPF